The proteins below are encoded in one region of Methanobacterium sp.:
- a CDS encoding fumarate hydratase translates to MSKKIKDLVKDAVIEASTTFRDDQIQAYQRAIEKEGNDNARWVLKLLLENEQIASSNKVPLCDDTGIPHVLVELGINTQFSPDLFNQINDGVALGLKKLPGRPMAVSGNDIERIEQSKGLFNDPGKVIPPSVLVDTMDGDGLKIHVLMLGGGPEIRSHTYRVFHQRDHGNLFKEALTWMRSEIPKLGCTPCIPALGIGRTHYEASTLMLKAMAYGNLNHQSKIEKKITDSLNHTNVGALGLGGSVTALGAMVKVGPQRASGVRIVCMRPCCCVEPRKSSIYLSQNALE, encoded by the coding sequence ATGTCCAAAAAAATCAAAGACTTGGTTAAAGATGCAGTGATAGAGGCCAGTACCACATTCAGAGATGACCAGATTCAAGCCTACCAAAGGGCAATTGAAAAGGAGGGAAATGATAATGCCCGCTGGGTTCTAAAGTTGCTCCTGGAAAATGAACAAATAGCCAGCAGTAATAAAGTTCCCCTGTGTGACGACACTGGAATTCCCCATGTACTCGTGGAATTAGGAATTAATACGCAGTTTTCTCCAGATTTATTTAACCAAATAAATGATGGTGTGGCTTTGGGTCTTAAAAAACTCCCTGGAAGACCAATGGCAGTTTCAGGGAATGATATAGAACGAATTGAACAGAGCAAAGGGCTTTTCAATGACCCCGGAAAAGTAATACCTCCATCTGTTTTGGTGGATACAATGGATGGAGATGGTCTTAAAATCCATGTGTTGATGTTAGGTGGCGGTCCAGAGATAAGGAGTCATACTTATCGTGTTTTTCACCAGCGGGATCATGGAAACCTTTTTAAGGAAGCGCTGACATGGATGAGATCAGAGATTCCTAAGTTGGGGTGCACACCATGCATCCCGGCACTGGGCATTGGGAGAACCCATTATGAGGCTTCAACACTGATGCTAAAGGCAATGGCCTACGGGAACCTCAATCATCAATCAAAAATTGAAAAAAAGATAACTGATTCCTTGAATCATACCAATGTTGGTGCCCTTGGTCTGGGGGGTTCAGTCACCGCCCTGGGGGCAATGGTGAAAGTAGGACCACAAAGGGCCAGTGGAGTTCGTATCGTTTGCATGCGTCCCTGTTGTTGTGTTGAACCAAGAAAATCATCTATTTATCTTTCACAAAATGCACTGGAGTGA
- a CDS encoding transcriptional regulator, translating into MSNMPLHRDHVIIEINELLSKHGFDTSNIYDRSCFDLVARRELLLLLMKVLVNVDGFSAAHAHEIKRVARTFFASPLLIGLKSKNEALEEDVVYERHGIPVIAPSTLRNIVVEEIYPEIFADRGGYYVQIDGQVIKQMREQQNLSLKDLADRAHVSRETIYKYETGRVRAQPDTAFLLESILDMRITLSVNLFAVPEDEDAAEVKKGEPRELVDLGFGVINTNRTPFDALAQAEATSKKAEPLLTDLEKNRNQKVLNKMATNLKDLSDVIGTDAVFILENKKDTECIDGVPVVHSWEIGEMKNPAEFLKMLAERRECN; encoded by the coding sequence ATGTCGAACATGCCCTTACATAGAGATCATGTAATTATTGAGATCAACGAGCTTTTATCCAAGCATGGTTTTGACACTTCTAATATATATGATCGAAGTTGTTTTGATCTGGTGGCCCGAAGGGAACTACTTCTACTTTTAATGAAAGTACTGGTTAACGTGGATGGGTTCAGCGCAGCCCACGCTCATGAAATAAAAAGAGTAGCGCGCACATTCTTTGCTTCACCCCTCTTAATCGGCCTTAAATCTAAGAATGAGGCTTTGGAAGAAGACGTGGTATATGAACGCCATGGAATACCAGTGATTGCACCTTCAACTCTGCGAAATATAGTGGTGGAAGAAATTTATCCGGAGATATTTGCTGATCGGGGTGGATATTACGTTCAGATTGATGGTCAGGTTATTAAACAGATGAGGGAGCAGCAGAACCTGTCACTGAAAGATCTGGCTGATAGAGCTCATGTGTCCAGGGAAACTATCTATAAATATGAGACCGGCAGGGTACGGGCACAACCCGACACCGCATTTTTACTGGAAAGCATCCTTGACATGAGGATCACTCTTTCAGTTAACTTATTTGCGGTTCCTGAGGATGAAGATGCTGCAGAAGTTAAAAAAGGCGAACCCCGAGAACTGGTTGATCTGGGTTTTGGAGTTATCAACACCAACCGAACCCCTTTCGATGCACTGGCCCAGGCTGAAGCAACTTCCAAAAAGGCAGAACCACTACTGACCGATCTTGAAAAAAATAGAAATCAGAAAGTGCTAAACAAGATGGCCACCAATCTGAAGGATCTTTCTGATGTTATTGGCACTGATGCAGTCTTTATACTGGAAAATAAGAAGGATACTGAATGTATCGATGGAGTACCAGTGGTTCACAGTTGGGAAATTGGTGAAATGAAAAACCCTGCTGAATTTTTAAAGATGCTGGCAGAAAGACGGGAATGTA
- a CDS encoding peptidase codes for MDTHNFLNKIGIIKPADNLPDSTKRFPDGAQYRFEVPGIQKPGALEGLLEALDMYEIMVHRVTQTKGIMLLTDNEILEMADLARDARMELFLSVGPRAPYDTSASARTKEGARIGYRLRGYDNLTYAIEDVKRAVDLGVRGIVVYDEGLLWVLGKMREEGELPTSVHFKVSAHCGHGNPASARLVETIGADSFNPVRDLQIAMLAAIRQSIDISLDIHTENPKSSGGFIRHYEAPEIIKKACPVYLKTGGAVAAHHGYDTTRKEAGERARQVLLVQSMINRFYPGAVISKKGVKDMAIPE; via the coding sequence ATGGACACTCATAACTTTTTGAATAAGATTGGAATCATTAAACCAGCTGATAATTTACCAGATTCAACGAAAAGGTTTCCAGATGGTGCCCAGTATCGTTTTGAAGTTCCTGGGATCCAGAAACCCGGAGCTCTGGAGGGTCTTCTGGAAGCTCTGGACATGTACGAGATTATGGTGCACAGGGTGACCCAGACCAAGGGGATAATGCTCTTAACTGACAATGAAATCCTGGAAATGGCAGATCTAGCCCGTGATGCCCGGATGGAACTCTTTTTAAGTGTTGGTCCCCGCGCTCCCTATGACACCAGTGCCTCGGCCCGGACCAAGGAAGGTGCGCGGATAGGATACAGGCTCAGAGGTTACGATAACCTCACCTACGCCATTGAAGACGTTAAACGGGCTGTGGATCTTGGTGTGAGGGGAATAGTGGTCTACGATGAGGGTCTCCTGTGGGTTCTGGGTAAAATGCGCGAAGAAGGAGAATTGCCCACCAGTGTGCACTTCAAGGTTTCAGCCCACTGTGGTCATGGAAACCCTGCCTCTGCGCGTCTTGTGGAAACTATTGGGGCTGATTCATTTAACCCGGTGCGGGATCTGCAGATAGCAATGCTGGCTGCCATAAGACAATCCATTGACATCTCTCTGGATATTCACACCGAAAACCCCAAATCTTCGGGAGGTTTCATCAGACATTACGAAGCACCTGAAATTATTAAAAAAGCCTGTCCAGTGTATCTTAAAACAGGTGGAGCAGTTGCAGCCCATCATGGATACGATACCACCCGAAAAGAAGCAGGTGAAAGAGCAAGGCAGGTTTTGCTGGTCCAAAGCATGATCAACCGCTTTTATCCAGGAGCAGTTATATCCAAAAAAGGGGTCAAAGATATGGCCATACCCGAGTAG
- a CDS encoding MmgE/PrpD family protein, translating into MITRDLAEFIASASYQDLPEKVVDQAKLCFLDFLGVSLKGCRSESAGIVREIISAGGDSTVIGGDTATPMDAALVNGVSAHCLDLDDGHRLAQLHPGACIIPAALALSESCEKSGEKFITAMVVGYQVSIQMGMFLNPGHRQKGFHSTGTCGTLGAAAAASKIIDLDEKEILNALGLAGTQAAGLLESDHSGSMAKHLHAGKAAQSGVLSALLAKKGFTGAHTIIEGKEGLFQTMGDLKEETNLLQKSGSGKYSPEEFEILRVYFKKYPVCRHLHSSLDVTINLMKNKNIKIADIQDITVKTYEIAARHNEYHPQTVEGIRQSLPVSLALAVMRGNLNSEDMERVNPDDGTSEVSRKIQIKCDKNLNHLYPQKRPSKVTIKTTDRIYTERIDLAKGEPENPFTKDELLNKFSNLNPQVDVNILKTLDDLEYIHINELMSTLNQGFK; encoded by the coding sequence ATGATTACCAGAGACCTTGCAGAATTCATTGCTTCTGCCAGTTACCAGGACCTTCCAGAAAAAGTGGTAGACCAGGCCAAGCTTTGCTTCCTTGATTTTTTAGGGGTTTCCCTTAAAGGGTGCCGTAGTGAAAGCGCAGGAATTGTGAGAGAGATCATCAGTGCCGGAGGCGATTCCACTGTCATCGGCGGAGATACTGCCACCCCCATGGATGCGGCGCTAGTCAACGGGGTTTCTGCCCATTGTCTGGATTTAGATGATGGTCATCGTCTGGCCCAGCTTCACCCTGGTGCCTGTATAATTCCTGCAGCACTAGCTTTATCCGAATCCTGTGAAAAATCCGGAGAAAAATTCATTACTGCCATGGTGGTAGGATATCAGGTTTCTATCCAGATGGGGATGTTTTTAAATCCAGGTCACCGCCAGAAAGGTTTCCACAGCACAGGTACCTGTGGTACTCTGGGAGCTGCAGCTGCAGCATCAAAAATAATAGATCTGGATGAAAAAGAAATATTAAATGCACTGGGACTGGCCGGGACCCAGGCAGCAGGGTTATTGGAGTCGGATCATTCAGGCAGCATGGCAAAACACCTCCACGCAGGGAAAGCCGCCCAATCTGGGGTTTTATCCGCATTACTGGCAAAGAAGGGCTTCACTGGAGCCCACACCATTATCGAGGGAAAAGAAGGACTATTCCAGACCATGGGCGATTTAAAAGAAGAAACAAATCTTCTTCAGAAATCTGGCTCTGGAAAGTACTCTCCTGAAGAATTTGAAATCCTCAGGGTTTATTTCAAAAAATATCCTGTCTGCAGGCATTTACACTCCTCACTGGATGTTACCATTAATCTTATGAAAAATAAAAATATTAAAATCGCTGATATTCAGGATATAACTGTCAAAACCTATGAAATTGCAGCGCGCCATAATGAGTACCATCCCCAAACTGTAGAAGGAATCCGGCAGAGTTTGCCAGTGAGTTTGGCCCTGGCTGTTATGAGAGGAAATTTGAATAGTGAAGATATGGAACGTGTCAACCCTGATGATGGAACTAGTGAAGTTTCCAGGAAAATCCAGATTAAATGTGATAAAAATTTGAACCATCTTTACCCTCAAAAAAGGCCATCAAAGGTAACCATAAAAACCACAGACCGCATTTACACCGAAAGAATTGATCTGGCTAAAGGAGAACCTGAAAATCCATTCACCAAGGATGAACTCTTAAATAAATTCAGCAACCTTAATCCGCAAGTGGATGTGAATATTTTAAAAACTCTGGATGACTTGGAATATATACACATAAACGAATTAATGAGTACCCTTAATCAGGGGTTTAAATAA
- a CDS encoding tRNA(Ile)(2)-agmatinylcytidine synthase, whose product MNNVDMNSDLYNIYVGMDDTDSVSGMCTTYICCVIMDRLKACGFRVDGPPRLIRLNPFAPHKTRGNGAVSFKLVLKSKKEVKTAKNLILKMVEELAVMEDPKTNPGMVFYEGEITPELQDYAWRTIRTIVTQEEAEKLAEKVGAEIFKFKKGRGIIGSLAAIGCPLTDATYELLAYRDPANYGTKRRVDPESVLEMDRKTYPATFDNIDDGYMAITPHTPCPVLYGIRGETRAAVEEAHKLVKVSEPVESFRVFLTNQHTDMHLQKVDAISQMNQFQCYIVRGTVKSPPVVIEGGHVIFTLEDESGEVECAAYEPTKGFRDVVRHLAPGDQLVVYGGIGNKGTLNVEKIKITDLSTLYEYLNPLCECGKRMKSAGKNKGYKCPRCGSKIRGAPPEYGEIKKRREVERKIKKGFYEVPPSARRHLSKPLVRN is encoded by the coding sequence ATGAATAATGTTGATATGAATTCTGATTTGTATAATATCTATGTAGGTATGGATGACACAGACTCTGTTAGTGGAATGTGCACCACATATATATGTTGTGTGATAATGGACCGACTTAAAGCTTGTGGTTTTAGAGTTGATGGTCCGCCACGTCTGATACGCCTTAATCCATTCGCACCCCATAAAACCAGGGGAAACGGAGCAGTATCATTCAAACTAGTTTTAAAATCAAAAAAAGAAGTTAAAACGGCCAAGAATCTTATTCTGAAGATGGTGGAAGAACTGGCAGTAATGGAAGACCCTAAAACCAATCCAGGAATGGTATTTTATGAAGGTGAAATAACTCCCGAACTTCAGGATTATGCGTGGAGAACCATTAGAACTATTGTAACCCAAGAAGAAGCCGAGAAGTTAGCAGAGAAGGTAGGGGCAGAGATATTCAAGTTCAAAAAGGGAAGGGGAATAATTGGATCCCTGGCAGCCATTGGCTGCCCCCTGACTGATGCAACCTATGAATTACTGGCCTACCGCGACCCTGCAAATTACGGTACTAAAAGGAGGGTTGACCCAGAATCTGTCCTGGAAATGGACCGAAAAACATACCCTGCTACATTTGACAACATAGACGATGGTTACATGGCTATAACACCACATACCCCCTGCCCTGTTCTTTACGGGATTAGAGGGGAAACCCGGGCTGCAGTGGAGGAAGCCCACAAACTGGTGAAGGTATCTGAACCAGTGGAATCCTTCAGGGTGTTTTTAACCAACCAACACACGGATATGCACCTGCAAAAAGTAGATGCCATTTCCCAGATGAACCAGTTCCAGTGCTACATCGTCCGGGGGACTGTTAAAAGTCCGCCTGTGGTTATTGAAGGTGGACACGTTATTTTCACCCTGGAAGATGAATCAGGAGAGGTTGAATGTGCGGCATATGAACCTACCAAAGGGTTCCGTGATGTGGTTCGTCATCTGGCCCCGGGAGACCAATTGGTGGTCTACGGTGGAATTGGAAATAAGGGAACCCTCAATGTGGAAAAGATCAAAATCACAGATCTATCCACTTTATATGAATATCTGAATCCCCTCTGTGAATGTGGGAAGCGTATGAAATCTGCAGGTAAAAATAAAGGATATAAATGTCCCCGGTGCGGTAGTAAGATACGTGGAGCCCCCCCAGAATATGGAGAAATTAAAAAAAGAAGGGAAGTTGAAAGGAAGATAAAAAAAGGTTTTTATGAGGTTCCACCCTCTGCACGGAGACATTTGAGTAAACCATTAGTTAGAAATTGA